The Pseudodesulfovibrio cashew genomic sequence GCCCGATGGCCAGGGCAGAGATGAAGATGACTCCGTAGAAGACCGGATCGACGTGGAAGGCCGAGAGGACCGGGATGAGGATGGGCATGAGCAGATACGAGATCGAGATGGCGTCGAGGATCATGCCCAGGGCGAACAGGAGGATGTTGACCAGAACGATCATGACCACGGCGTTGGGGGATACCTTGATGATCAGCTCCGCCAGGGTGTCGATGACGCCGGTGACCGAGGCTGCCCAGGTGAAGATGCCCGCAAAGGCCACGATGAACATGATGACGGAGCTGGTCACTGCCGACTCCACCAGGATCTCGACCAGGTCGCGCCAGCCGATGGACCGGTAGATGAGCACGGCCACGAACAGGCTGTAGAACACGGCCACCACGGCGGCTTCGGTGGGCGTGAAGATGCCGGTGTAGATGCCGCCGAGGATGACCACCGGTGCCATGAGCGCCCAGAAGGACTGGCGCAGGGCCTTGAGCAGGTCCGACATGCAGCCCCGGCAGACCAGGCCCCGGTAGCCGCGCCGGTAGGAGATGTACCAGGCCACCAGCATGGTCGCCACTCCGGTCAGCAGGCCGGGGATGATGCCGGCCACGAACAGGGCGGATACCGACACCGAGGTTATGTTGCCGTAGATGATGAAGGCGATGGAGGGCGGGATGATGATGGACAGGTCCGACGCGTTGGCGATGGTCGCCCCGGAAAAGGCCTTGTCATAGCCGTTGTTGAGCATGGGGGTCAGCAGGATCATGCCCACTGCGGCGGTGGTCGCCGGGCCCGAGCCGGACATGGCGCCCCAGAACATGCAGGTGAGCACGGCCACGATGGACAGGCCGCCGGTGGCCCTTCCCACCAGCAACTCGAAGAAGTTGGCTATATGCGCGGCGATGCCCGCCCGCTGCAGGATGACTCCGGCCAGGACGAAAAAGGGAATGGCAAGCAGCGGGAAAGAGGCGATGCCCGAGGCGAAGTTGACCCCGAGCATTTCCGCGCCGAGATCGAAGTACATGATGGTGGCCACGGCCGAGACGCCAAGAGAGGTCCCGATGGGCGCGCCGATGAACATCAGGACGAGAAAGAGGGCGAGGATAAGCAGGAATTCCATGGCGCTACTCCTCTTCCTTCCCGGCCAGCTTGGTCATGGCGTCCCGGTAGATGCCCAGGAAGACGAAGACCGAAAGCACCGGCAACCCCAGGTAGTAGATCCAGACGGGGATATCCAGTGAGGCCGACCGGGCCTGGAACAGGGTTATTTCATCGTAGATGGCCTGGATCATG encodes the following:
- a CDS encoding TRAP transporter large permease, yielding MEFLLILALFLVLMFIGAPIGTSLGVSAVATIMYFDLGAEMLGVNFASGIASFPLLAIPFFVLAGVILQRAGIAAHIANFFELLVGRATGGLSIVAVLTCMFWGAMSGSGPATTAAVGMILLTPMLNNGYDKAFSGATIANASDLSIIIPPSIAFIIYGNITSVSVSALFVAGIIPGLLTGVATMLVAWYISYRRGYRGLVCRGCMSDLLKALRQSFWALMAPVVILGGIYTGIFTPTEAAVVAVFYSLFVAVLIYRSIGWRDLVEILVESAVTSSVIMFIVAFAGIFTWAASVTGVIDTLAELIIKVSPNAVVMIVLVNILLFALGMILDAISISYLLMPILIPVLSAFHVDPVFYGVIFISALAIGQATPPVGVNLFTAANLVGCEVDEIAKEAIPYVAMDFVVLIIISLIPALSLFLPEWAGLYTP